The following proteins are co-located in the Polystyrenella longa genome:
- a CDS encoding glycine zipper domain-containing protein: MSPTDQGALTGAGLGAATGAIIGDASGNSAEGALLGAAIGTVAGVAVGHKEEVQMERDAAIMAARESELRRREITMSDVVNMSRQGLKDDTILLAAQTRGCQIDMNPNNMIYLKEQGVSEPLIKQLIEYGN, translated from the coding sequence ATGAGCCCGACGGACCAAGGAGCGCTCACGGGGGCCGGCCTGGGAGCCGCTACCGGGGCGATCATTGGAGACGCGAGCGGAAATTCAGCAGAGGGTGCGCTGCTGGGTGCTGCTATTGGAACCGTGGCAGGCGTTGCCGTCGGACATAAAGAAGAGGTCCAGATGGAACGGGATGCCGCCATCATGGCGGCCCGGGAAAGCGAATTACGACGACGGGAGATTACCATGTCCGACGTAGTCAATATGTCACGGCAGGGTCTCAAAGACGATACGATTCTGCTGGCAGCTCAGACTCGTGGTTGCCAGATCGACATGAACCCCAACAATATGATCTACCTGAAAGAGCAGGGGGTTAGTGAACCCCTGATTAAGCAGTTGATTGAATACGGCAATTAA
- a CDS encoding ISAs1 family transposase — MFTIPFSILQVFDELPGPRQDAKVLYDLPEMIFIALSGAVANCDSWTDIELYAREHLDDFRKYVPLPNGIPSHDTFSRVFSRLDPVLFAECLIKWIDSLQLTLKVQGVHLDGKVLRRSFDAAAGKGALNVVTAWAGDLHLCLGQLPVAAGSNERTAVPKLLQMLELTGAVVTLDTMHTQKSTARQIRGKEADYVLTVKRNQKTLYNLIQGRFADLTKDDFRSSRVRRYT; from the coding sequence ATGTTTACCATCCCGTTTTCCATTTTACAAGTTTTTGACGAACTCCCCGGCCCCAGGCAGGACGCTAAAGTCCTCTATGATCTCCCCGAGATGATCTTTATCGCCCTCTCCGGAGCGGTCGCCAATTGTGACTCCTGGACCGACATCGAACTCTACGCGCGAGAGCACCTCGACGACTTCCGTAAGTACGTGCCCTTGCCGAACGGCATTCCGTCGCACGACACCTTCAGCCGCGTCTTCTCCAGACTCGATCCCGTCCTCTTCGCCGAATGTCTGATCAAGTGGATCGATTCGTTGCAGTTAACGCTTAAAGTTCAGGGAGTGCATCTGGATGGAAAAGTGCTCCGCCGCAGCTTCGACGCGGCCGCCGGGAAAGGGGCTCTGAACGTGGTGACCGCCTGGGCCGGTGACCTGCACCTGTGCCTGGGACAGCTGCCTGTCGCCGCAGGTTCAAACGAACGCACCGCCGTCCCGAAACTGTTACAGATGCTGGAATTGACAGGAGCGGTGGTTACGCTCGATACGATGCATACGCAGAAATCGACCGCCAGACAGATTCGTGGGAAGGAGGCCGACTATGTGTTGACGGTCAAACGGAATCAGAAGACCTTATATAACCTCATCCAGGGCCGGTTCGCCGATCTTACTAAAGATGATTTCCGTTCGTCGCGCGTACGTCGTTATACGTAG
- a CDS encoding ISAs1 family transposase — MVYFISSLPPKVRQLARHVRNHWRIENQLHWSLDVSFAEETSRIRKGDGAANAAIFRRLALSLVKRDQSEKRSLRAKRLKASWRFENLLPDLTGITA; from the coding sequence TTGGTTTATTTCATCTCGAGCCTGCCGCCGAAAGTCCGTCAGCTGGCTCGTCATGTGCGGAATCACTGGCGGATTGAAAACCAGTTACACTGGAGCCTGGATGTCAGTTTTGCAGAAGAAACAAGCCGGATCCGTAAGGGGGACGGGGCGGCAAACGCGGCAATATTTCGGCGTCTGGCGTTGTCGCTGGTCAAGCGCGACCAGAGCGAAAAGAGAAGCCTCCGCGCGAAACGCCTCAAAGCCAGCTGGCGTTTCGAGAATCTGTTACCCGATCTCACGGGAATAACAGCATAA
- a CDS encoding DMT family transporter: MEYLFLALAIVAEVIGTTALTASQRMTRPFPTLLMIVAYGIAFYLLSLTLEKIPTGIVYAIWSACGIVLISIIGFVMFKQTLDTAALIGMGLIIAGVLVINLFSGSVSH; the protein is encoded by the coding sequence ATGGAATATCTATTTCTCGCGTTGGCGATTGTGGCAGAGGTTATCGGGACCACCGCTCTGACGGCGTCGCAAAGAATGACTCGCCCCTTCCCTACTCTGCTAATGATCGTCGCGTATGGGATCGCTTTTTATCTCCTTTCACTGACATTGGAGAAAATCCCCACCGGCATCGTCTATGCGATCTGGTCGGCGTGTGGCATCGTGCTGATTTCCATCATCGGGTTCGTGATGTTCAAGCAGACGCTCGATACCGCCGCCTTGATCGGAATGGGATTAATTATTGCCGGAGTTCTGGTGATCAATTTATTTTCCGGTAGCGTCTCGCATTAA
- a CDS encoding tetratricopeptide repeat protein, whose translation MKSTELASLYDRVDVLLDRGQSAEAVVLLKRIASAGDVWGQYMLGLAYHYGDGVGKSRKQAEKWYSLAAEQNYDSALLNLGLLYASRRPPAYGEAYRLFQRAARLGNRNAMYNLGLYYERGHHVKANSRTSFRWYFKAAELGDDEAQCMVGYCYHEGEGISQNKEQAVHWYRLSANQDNASACYNLGLCYGDGDGVRRSVRQARRWLEQAIILGHVKAGNQLRELSASPSVSR comes from the coding sequence ATGAAAAGCACTGAACTAGCTTCTTTGTACGACCGGGTAGACGTTTTATTGGACAGAGGCCAGTCTGCGGAAGCGGTTGTTCTGTTGAAAAGGATTGCATCAGCCGGCGATGTATGGGGGCAATATATGCTCGGCTTGGCCTATCACTATGGGGACGGTGTCGGGAAATCCCGGAAGCAGGCGGAAAAGTGGTACTCGCTCGCGGCAGAGCAAAACTACGATAGTGCCCTGCTGAATCTAGGACTCTTGTATGCCTCGCGACGTCCCCCTGCCTATGGCGAGGCCTACAGGTTGTTTCAACGAGCGGCTCGGTTGGGAAATCGAAACGCGATGTACAATCTGGGACTCTACTACGAGCGGGGACATCATGTGAAAGCGAATTCCCGGACGAGCTTTCGCTGGTATTTTAAAGCGGCGGAACTGGGAGACGATGAAGCTCAGTGCATGGTGGGATACTGCTATCACGAAGGAGAGGGGATCAGTCAGAATAAAGAACAGGCTGTCCATTGGTATCGGCTTTCGGCAAATCAAGACAATGCCTCCGCCTGTTATAATCTGGGACTCTGTTATGGCGATGGAGATGGTGTCCGACGAAGCGTGAGACAGGCTCGCAGGTGGTTGGAGCAGGCCATTATCCTGGGACACGTGAAGGCGGGAAATCAATTGCGGGAGCTGTCAGCGTCGCCATCTGTCAGTCGGTGA
- a CDS encoding DUF1559 family PulG-like putative transporter, protein MTYDFPPADYFPWLHLWINVLIMLPILLWGVGLFRRNEESYATEPSKRFRWFTAILISFSGLSFLPFFMVLPVALGGRLMEQSRKNPLPFVILAVLPMFLYCFSNWYVFAGSREAATRTNCRKNLKQIGTIFDDYHEAQGHFPSTSSPTTEGHQVSWRVEASKWLHELQNGYDPSATWDSPANQPLLQQKPDFLYCVTHKNVGIDESASHTSYALVTGEGTINPPSGPLSREEITDGVSNTIMTGEVAGLQIPWTEPRDIDIDQQPIGINLPGDQPHQSPGWFSSYHQNGAFFQMANGSVQWFSKNTDPKILRALVTANEDEEEPWATSLIDGLRY, encoded by the coding sequence ATGACCTACGATTTCCCGCCCGCAGACTACTTTCCCTGGCTCCACCTCTGGATCAATGTACTGATCATGCTCCCGATCCTCCTCTGGGGAGTCGGTTTGTTTCGCCGAAATGAAGAGAGCTACGCGACAGAACCTTCAAAAAGATTCCGGTGGTTCACGGCGATTCTAATTTCCTTCAGCGGGCTATCCTTCTTGCCCTTCTTTATGGTGTTACCTGTTGCACTTGGTGGTCGGCTTATGGAACAGTCTCGGAAGAATCCTCTTCCGTTTGTGATTCTTGCTGTGCTACCGATGTTCTTATACTGCTTCTCTAACTGGTATGTGTTTGCGGGATCCAGAGAAGCCGCGACACGAACAAACTGCCGAAAGAATCTGAAGCAAATCGGAACCATTTTTGATGACTACCATGAGGCACAAGGGCATTTCCCTTCTACAAGCTCTCCGACAACTGAAGGACATCAGGTCAGCTGGCGAGTCGAAGCTTCGAAGTGGTTACACGAACTTCAAAATGGATATGACCCATCGGCAACCTGGGATTCTCCTGCCAACCAACCGCTGCTTCAACAGAAACCTGATTTCCTCTACTGTGTCACACATAAGAATGTAGGCATCGACGAATCAGCATCCCATACCAGCTATGCGCTCGTCACAGGAGAGGGGACCATCAATCCTCCCTCCGGTCCACTCTCACGAGAAGAGATCACAGACGGCGTCTCCAATACGATCATGACGGGCGAGGTAGCGGGACTCCAGATTCCCTGGACCGAACCTCGCGATATCGATATCGACCAGCAACCCATCGGCATCAACCTCCCCGGCGATCAGCCCCATCAATCCCCCGGTTGGTTTTCTTCCTATCATCAAAACGGAGCCTTTTTCCAGATGGCCAATGGCAGCGTGCAATGGTTCAGCAAAAACACCGACCCCAAAATCCTAAGGGCCCTCGTCACGGCCAACGAAGATGAAGAAGAACCTTGGGCGACATCGTTAATTGACGGCTTACGATACTGA
- a CDS encoding succinate dehydrogenase/fumarate reductase iron-sulfur subunit encodes MSDEQLDLTLKIWRQPSKDAKGEFKNYKLKDVSTHMSFLEMLDVLNEQLIQVGEEPIAFDHDCREGICGTCGVMINGQAHGPDQGITTCQLHMRRFRNGQTITIEPWRAKPFPVLKDLMVERTPFDNIMSAGGYVSVNVGNAPDANAIPVPRHTAEKAMDAAACIGCGACVAACKNASAMLFVSAKVSQMALLPQGKAEKQERVMRMVTQMDEESFGACTNTYECEAACPKEISVTNIARLNREYFKATVASDVE; translated from the coding sequence ATGAGTGACGAACAACTCGACCTGACATTAAAAATCTGGCGACAACCTTCCAAAGACGCGAAGGGTGAATTCAAAAATTACAAATTGAAGGACGTCTCCACTCATATGTCCTTCCTGGAAATGCTTGACGTTCTGAACGAGCAACTGATCCAGGTAGGAGAAGAACCGATTGCGTTCGATCACGATTGCCGTGAAGGCATTTGTGGTACCTGCGGAGTGATGATCAACGGTCAGGCCCATGGGCCGGATCAGGGCATCACCACCTGCCAGTTACATATGCGACGCTTCCGCAATGGCCAGACCATCACGATCGAACCGTGGCGAGCCAAACCGTTCCCCGTCCTGAAAGACTTGATGGTCGAACGAACTCCGTTTGATAACATCATGTCGGCCGGTGGTTATGTTTCCGTGAACGTCGGTAATGCCCCGGATGCCAACGCGATTCCGGTTCCCCGCCACACTGCCGAAAAAGCAATGGATGCCGCCGCCTGCATCGGCTGTGGAGCCTGTGTCGCCGCCTGTAAAAATGCCTCGGCAATGCTGTTTGTCAGCGCTAAGGTTTCGCAAATGGCCCTGTTACCCCAGGGAAAAGCGGAAAAACAGGAACGCGTCATGCGAATGGTTACCCAGATGGACGAAGAAAGCTTCGGTGCCTGTACCAACACCTACGAGTGCGAAGCCGCCTGCCCGAAAGAAATTTCCGTCACGAATATCGCCCGCCTGAACCGGGAATACTTCAAAGCGACCGTCGCCTCCGACGTGGAGTAG
- a CDS encoding fumarate reductase/succinate dehydrogenase flavoprotein subunit: protein METVFENTLDSNIPDGPMAQKWENHIRHLKLVNPANKRKFNIIVVGTGLAGASASASLAELGYNVKAFCIQDSPRRAHSIAAQGGVNAAKNYPNDGDSIWRLFYDTVKGGDYRAREANVHRLAEMSNKIIDHCVALGVPFAREYGGTLANRSFGGAQVSRTFYARGQTGQQLLLGAYSAMMRQVDLGKVKLFPREEMMDLVMVDNNARGIVTRDLVSGEFKTYEADAVLLCTGGYGNVYYLSTNAKNCNVTAAWRCHKRGAYFANPCYTQIHPTCIPVSGDYQSKLTLMSESLRNDGRVWVPKAKGDNRSPHEIPDADRDYYLERRYPSFGNLVPRDVASRAAKERCDEGYGVGDTGKAVYLDFRDAIKRDGEETIRAKYGNLFQMYEKITGENPYKVPMKIYPAVHYTMGGLWVDYNLQSTIPGLFVLGEANFSDHGANRLGASALMQGLADGYFVIPHTLGNHLATATLDKIDTTHGAFTEALDNSKGRIDALLSVNGTKSVDSLHRELGTIMWDKCGMGRNEAGLKEAIADIRTLRDRFWKEVKVMGKGASLNQNLEHAGRVADFMEFGELLALDALQRKESCGGHFREEYQTPENEALRNDDDYAYVAAWEFKGVGEEPALHKEQLSFEEVALTTRSYK, encoded by the coding sequence ATGGAGACCGTTTTCGAGAACACACTCGATTCCAACATACCTGACGGTCCGATGGCCCAGAAATGGGAAAATCATATCCGCCACCTCAAGCTGGTAAACCCGGCTAACAAGCGGAAGTTCAACATCATCGTGGTTGGAACCGGCCTGGCGGGTGCCTCAGCATCGGCCTCACTGGCGGAACTGGGTTACAACGTCAAGGCATTCTGCATTCAAGATTCTCCCCGCCGTGCGCACAGCATTGCCGCCCAGGGAGGAGTCAATGCCGCCAAGAATTATCCCAATGATGGCGATTCCATTTGGCGTCTCTTCTACGATACCGTTAAAGGTGGCGACTATCGCGCCCGCGAGGCCAATGTCCATCGTCTCGCCGAGATGAGTAACAAAATCATTGACCACTGTGTCGCCCTGGGTGTCCCGTTCGCTCGCGAATATGGCGGGACTCTGGCTAACCGGTCCTTCGGTGGGGCACAAGTTTCTCGAACATTCTACGCCCGTGGTCAAACAGGTCAGCAACTGTTGCTCGGTGCTTACAGTGCCATGATGCGACAAGTCGATCTCGGTAAGGTCAAACTCTTTCCTCGGGAAGAGATGATGGACCTTGTCATGGTCGATAACAACGCCCGAGGAATCGTCACTCGTGACCTCGTCAGTGGTGAATTTAAAACGTATGAAGCTGACGCTGTCCTGCTGTGTACTGGTGGCTACGGAAACGTTTATTACCTTTCCACCAATGCCAAAAACTGTAATGTGACAGCGGCATGGCGCTGCCATAAACGGGGAGCGTATTTTGCCAACCCCTGTTATACGCAAATTCATCCGACCTGCATCCCTGTCTCCGGCGACTATCAGTCGAAGTTGACTTTGATGTCCGAGTCACTCCGAAACGATGGTCGCGTCTGGGTTCCTAAAGCCAAGGGCGATAATCGATCGCCCCACGAAATTCCGGACGCAGATCGCGATTACTATCTGGAACGTCGATATCCCTCCTTTGGTAACCTGGTCCCCCGTGACGTCGCCTCTCGTGCCGCCAAGGAACGTTGTGACGAAGGTTATGGAGTGGGTGATACAGGCAAAGCCGTTTATCTCGACTTCCGCGACGCCATCAAACGGGATGGTGAAGAAACGATTCGAGCCAAGTACGGTAACCTCTTCCAGATGTACGAGAAGATCACTGGCGAGAACCCTTATAAAGTCCCCATGAAAATCTATCCCGCGGTGCACTACACCATGGGAGGTCTGTGGGTGGACTACAATCTGCAAAGCACCATTCCAGGCCTGTTTGTCCTCGGGGAAGCCAACTTCTCCGACCATGGAGCGAACAGACTGGGAGCGAGTGCCTTAATGCAGGGGCTTGCCGACGGTTACTTCGTCATTCCCCATACACTGGGAAATCATCTAGCCACAGCAACGCTTGATAAAATCGATACGACTCACGGAGCCTTTACGGAAGCTTTAGATAATTCCAAGGGCCGCATCGACGCTCTCTTGTCGGTTAACGGAACTAAATCGGTCGATAGTTTGCATCGCGAACTCGGTACGATCATGTGGGACAAGTGCGGAATGGGGCGAAACGAAGCCGGCCTGAAAGAGGCCATCGCCGATATCCGAACGCTACGAGATCGATTCTGGAAAGAAGTAAAGGTCATGGGCAAGGGAGCTTCCCTCAACCAGAACCTGGAGCATGCGGGACGCGTAGCGGACTTCATGGAGTTCGGCGAATTGCTCGCTCTGGACGCACTGCAACGGAAAGAGTCCTGCGGTGGGCACTTCCGCGAAGAGTACCAGACTCCCGAAAATGAAGCCCTGCGAAACGATGACGATTACGCTTACGTCGCCGCCTGGGAATTCAAAGGAGTAGGCGAAGAACCGGCTCTTCATAAAGAACAGCTCTCCTTCGAAGAAGTCGCATTGACGACGAGGAGTTACAAATAA
- a CDS encoding succinate dehydrogenase cytochrome b subunit, with protein MWLLKALKSSIGQKYVMAISGLLLCGFLVAHLAGNLLLYVGPEMYDAYAHKLHENEQLLIVAELGLFALFFLHIYLAFSTRSMNTEARGVGYLEKQSKIEEKKQYALRPQNWMFLSGSIILAYLILHLGDFKFDLRMSETSEMEPFQKAVHILKDGISVFAYIVGPIILAIHLSHGVQSSFQTLGWNHPKYNKLISVGGTLFAWIIGIGFASFPIWALFMKGD; from the coding sequence ATGTGGCTGTTGAAAGCCTTAAAAAGTTCCATTGGCCAAAAGTACGTTATGGCCATATCGGGTCTACTGTTGTGCGGTTTTCTGGTCGCTCATCTGGCTGGAAACCTGTTGTTGTACGTCGGCCCGGAAATGTACGACGCATACGCTCACAAGCTGCATGAGAATGAGCAACTGCTTATCGTTGCCGAGCTTGGCCTGTTTGCGCTTTTCTTCCTGCACATCTACCTCGCGTTTTCGACAAGATCGATGAACACCGAGGCCAGAGGCGTGGGCTACCTCGAAAAGCAGTCTAAGATTGAAGAAAAGAAGCAGTACGCACTCCGCCCCCAAAACTGGATGTTTCTTTCTGGCTCCATCATCCTCGCTTACCTTATCCTCCATTTGGGGGACTTTAAATTCGATTTACGAATGAGCGAAACCAGCGAAATGGAACCATTCCAAAAAGCGGTTCATATCTTGAAGGATGGTATCAGCGTATTCGCCTATATCGTCGGACCGATAATTCTGGCTATCCACCTTTCTCATGGGGTGCAGTCTTCCTTTCAAACACTGGGATGGAACCATCCCAAATACAATAAACTGATCAGTGTCGGCGGCACCCTGTTTGCCTGGATCATCGGAATTGGTTTCGCCAGTTTCCCCATCTGGGCGCTGTTCATGAAAGGGGACTAG
- the rnr gene encoding ribonuclease R: MSGKIIFQIKQYLAQSDYKPMTEEMLAKKLDLKKKERSAFGQALDRLIERGEIKVGKKNRLRLKSTVSQEVVGKLKKIASGAGFVMPNELPPDLSPSERRTHDIFVAAEDLIDACSGDEVAAVLLKRTRRGGQRCGRIQRIISRATNTFVGTYKEDNHNGWVQVDGNIFHEWIYVGDPGAKGVEPEDTVVIEMLRFPSHQAEGEAVITKVLGPRGEPGVDLQLVMYEYGLPQEFPDAVLEAASQEAELFDEDVIGDRLDLREELIVTIDPKEARDFDDAISLKKNEAGHWVLGVHIADVAHFVKPGSTLDREATQRGNSVYLPQMVIPMLPEVISNGLASLQADRNRYVKSVFIEFTPDGIPVHTDFANAVINVKRRFAYEDVMPILEDPEKHANDVSAEIRTLLAKMYELSRILRQRRMAHSSLQLEMPEIHLNFNKEGEVAGAEEAHHDESHEVIEEFMLAANVAVAETLSAKGIPFPRRVHPTPSAVKMQNLKVFVEALGFSLPQPEDRNAIRDLLAEVRGTPLESPLSYAVLRSMKQAIYTTTEEGHYALNFENYCHFTSPIRRYPDLIVHRLVDDLIQGKKRKGRQSPEDMEEACKRCSETERRAEKAERALVKLKLLQYVSTQIGMQFDAIITGVQHFGVFCQGIDIPIEGLLPLEGLADHELFDYDEKTLTLTGRRSAQVFRLGDAIRVQVGKVDLEKRELDLELVSHEPSVQLKAPAKGGNPRQKEESRNGNRGPKNPNARGRKGPKGASSGSKKKGGTRSKTPKGRGPSKTRRKRKK, translated from the coding sequence ATGTCTGGAAAAATAATATTTCAAATCAAACAATATCTGGCTCAGTCCGATTACAAACCGATGACCGAGGAGATGCTGGCGAAAAAGCTGGATCTTAAAAAGAAAGAACGGTCGGCATTCGGCCAGGCCCTCGACCGGTTAATTGAGCGCGGGGAAATCAAGGTCGGCAAGAAGAACCGCTTGCGGCTTAAATCAACAGTCTCTCAGGAAGTCGTCGGTAAGCTGAAAAAGATTGCTTCCGGTGCTGGCTTCGTGATGCCGAATGAGCTTCCTCCTGATCTCAGCCCATCAGAGCGACGTACGCACGATATCTTTGTTGCCGCAGAAGACTTGATCGACGCCTGCTCCGGTGACGAAGTCGCTGCTGTCCTTCTCAAACGAACACGCCGCGGCGGACAACGATGCGGTCGCATCCAACGGATCATCTCCCGTGCGACGAATACATTCGTTGGTACGTATAAAGAAGATAACCACAACGGTTGGGTGCAGGTCGATGGCAACATCTTTCACGAATGGATTTACGTCGGCGACCCGGGTGCCAAGGGTGTTGAGCCAGAAGACACCGTTGTTATCGAAATGCTTCGATTTCCCTCTCATCAAGCGGAAGGGGAAGCGGTCATCACCAAGGTATTGGGACCACGCGGGGAACCTGGCGTCGATCTGCAACTCGTAATGTATGAATACGGCCTACCACAGGAATTTCCGGATGCTGTCCTGGAGGCGGCCAGTCAGGAAGCGGAACTATTCGACGAAGACGTTATCGGCGATCGCCTCGACCTGCGCGAAGAATTGATCGTCACCATCGACCCAAAAGAAGCCCGTGACTTTGACGACGCGATTTCGCTCAAGAAGAATGAAGCAGGCCACTGGGTCCTGGGCGTTCACATCGCTGATGTCGCCCACTTTGTAAAACCGGGATCGACACTCGACCGGGAAGCGACTCAGCGAGGGAACTCGGTCTACCTTCCGCAAATGGTCATCCCCATGCTTCCGGAGGTGATCTCCAATGGACTCGCTTCATTGCAGGCGGATCGAAATCGTTATGTGAAGTCGGTCTTTATCGAGTTCACTCCGGACGGAATCCCAGTACACACGGATTTCGCCAACGCCGTGATCAATGTCAAACGGAGATTCGCTTACGAAGATGTGATGCCGATTCTGGAAGATCCGGAAAAGCATGCGAATGATGTTTCCGCCGAAATTCGAACTCTTCTGGCGAAGATGTACGAACTCTCGCGTATCCTGCGTCAGCGACGCATGGCTCATAGTTCACTGCAACTGGAAATGCCCGAGATTCATCTCAACTTTAATAAAGAAGGCGAAGTCGCCGGTGCGGAAGAGGCCCATCATGATGAGTCTCACGAGGTCATTGAAGAATTCATGCTGGCAGCCAATGTGGCTGTCGCTGAAACACTGTCTGCCAAAGGAATCCCGTTTCCCCGACGCGTGCACCCCACTCCATCAGCGGTCAAGATGCAAAACCTGAAAGTCTTCGTCGAAGCACTCGGGTTTTCACTACCACAACCCGAGGACCGAAACGCCATCCGCGACTTACTCGCGGAGGTTCGGGGCACTCCTCTGGAAAGTCCCCTCAGCTATGCTGTACTCCGGAGCATGAAGCAGGCGATATACACCACCACCGAGGAAGGGCACTACGCACTCAATTTTGAGAACTACTGCCACTTTACCAGTCCAATCCGTCGTTACCCCGACCTGATTGTGCACCGCCTGGTCGACGATCTGATTCAAGGCAAAAAACGCAAAGGGCGCCAATCGCCCGAGGACATGGAAGAAGCGTGTAAACGGTGCAGCGAAACAGAACGACGGGCTGAAAAAGCGGAACGGGCCCTCGTTAAACTGAAACTGCTGCAATACGTCTCCACTCAAATCGGAATGCAATTCGACGCTATCATCACGGGCGTGCAACATTTCGGTGTATTTTGCCAGGGAATTGATATCCCGATTGAAGGCCTTCTTCCTCTGGAAGGACTGGCCGATCATGAACTTTTCGACTACGACGAAAAAACACTGACCTTAACCGGTCGCCGCAGCGCTCAAGTCTTTCGTCTGGGAGACGCCATTCGAGTTCAGGTCGGCAAAGTCGATCTGGAGAAACGCGAACTCGACCTCGAGCTAGTTTCGCATGAACCCTCAGTCCAGCTCAAAGCCCCTGCCAAAGGAGGCAATCCTCGTCAGAAGGAAGAGAGCAGGAATGGAAATAGAGGCCCGAAAAATCCGAATGCGCGAGGTCGGAAGGGGCCTAAAGGGGCTTCATCCGGTAGCAAGAAAAAAGGAGGCACTCGCTCTAAAACACCCAAAGGGCGTGGACCGTCCAAAACCAGACGTAAACGCAAAAAATAG
- a CDS encoding 3'-5' exoribonuclease YhaM family protein yields the protein MTMTRRYVQDLQDGETIEEVFLLVDKQLRANRNADLYLLATMRDKTGIINGLMWNVSEESMAQISAGDHVQIKGKVQLYQGSLQVIVTRITKVASDNLDPEDFQPTSSQNVSELLEQLKSRLLGIDDPQLRSLMECFLIDEDLMDSFSRAPAGVKAHHAYQGGLLEHVVRLMEMAWRIGDLYPEVDTNLLLAGVFLHDLGKVREMAFEGAFTYTDEGQLIGHLVIGVEMINEKVAEVEKLTNEPFPVETALRLKHLVLSHHGQYDYGSPKLPMTPEAIALHHLDNFDAKVHEFARSIEDDPNTDSHWTPFSPRLDRKLFKGAN from the coding sequence ATGACCATGACCCGCCGGTATGTTCAAGACTTACAAGACGGAGAAACCATAGAAGAAGTTTTTCTTCTGGTGGACAAACAACTGAGAGCGAACCGCAACGCCGATCTTTATCTGTTAGCGACGATGCGCGATAAAACGGGTATCATCAATGGATTAATGTGGAATGTGAGCGAAGAGTCGATGGCGCAGATCTCTGCCGGAGATCATGTGCAGATCAAGGGAAAAGTGCAGCTTTACCAAGGCTCCCTGCAGGTCATTGTCACGCGTATCACTAAAGTAGCGAGCGATAACTTGGACCCGGAAGACTTCCAACCGACCAGTTCGCAGAATGTTTCCGAGCTTTTGGAACAGCTGAAAAGCCGTCTGCTGGGTATCGATGATCCACAACTCCGTAGCCTGATGGAATGTTTTCTGATCGACGAAGACCTGATGGATAGCTTTTCCCGTGCCCCCGCTGGTGTGAAAGCACATCACGCGTATCAGGGTGGTTTACTGGAGCATGTCGTCCGGCTGATGGAAATGGCGTGGCGTATTGGCGACCTCTATCCAGAAGTCGACACAAACCTGCTGCTCGCCGGAGTCTTCCTGCATGACTTGGGTAAAGTCCGCGAGATGGCCTTCGAGGGGGCCTTCACCTACACCGATGAAGGTCAGCTGATTGGTCATCTGGTCATCGGCGTGGAGATGATCAATGAGAAAGTTGCCGAAGTCGAAAAACTGACAAACGAACCTTTTCCCGTCGAAACGGCTCTACGTCTGAAACACCTCGTGCTCAGCCATCATGGACAATACGATTACGGTAGTCCCAAATTGCCGATGACCCCCGAAGCGATTGCTCTCCATCACCTCGACAACTTCGATGCGAAAGTTCATGAATTCGCCCGCTCTATCGAAGACGATCCGAACACGGACAGCCACTGGACGCCATTCTCACCGCGTCTCGACCGGAAATTGTTCAAAGGGGCGAACTGA